One genomic window of Niveibacterium sp. SC-1 includes the following:
- a CDS encoding efflux RND transporter periplasmic adaptor subunit — MNAVSNVSASPVRKRRNSLLRRVLILIVALLVLAGAWFAWKKFSAPNPRDKYQIVDVQRGDVEDLVTATGTVQPRDYVDVGAQVSGQLKKIYVEVGSQVKEGDLLAEIDPTVFLATVDGRRASLRNLQATMVDKESQLKLAELQYTRQKNMLVENATTADAFQSAEATLKSAHAQIEALKAQIDQTESSLRADEANLSYARIYAPMTGTIVSIAAKQGQTLNANQQAPTLLRIADMNTMTVQTQVSEADVSKLRPGMESYFTTLGSQGRRWYGTLRKLEPTPTVTNNVVLYNALFDVPNQNNALLPNMTAQVFFVAAQARDVLLVPAGAVVRAQRQRGQRGTEGGAPGSKASGAAGEAPAKPQTEARAESRAEAAASRPAGDAKGERPAHAHKPAAADGASPAIAQSTAAPAADEDAERAARRARWAAMSPEEREAFRARREAMGGEGGGGPRGAGPRGEGPRGDGPRGDAARKESTPDAPPKAAAGNAGKDAKRGKQADSEPADPAEAEQRKQAQKAATPSARASAPVDRGLASWGSSSGQRGPRKAKVKVIDAEGKIEEREVTLGISNRVQIEIVSGLKEGEDVIAGEKLPANDKQASRANQQGGPGMPPGMGAPGMGGGARGR, encoded by the coding sequence ATGAACGCCGTTTCCAACGTATCCGCCTCCCCCGTGCGCAAGCGCCGCAACAGCCTGCTGCGACGCGTGCTGATCCTGATCGTCGCGCTCCTGGTCCTTGCCGGTGCCTGGTTCGCCTGGAAGAAGTTCAGCGCGCCGAACCCGCGCGACAAATACCAGATCGTGGATGTGCAGCGTGGCGATGTGGAAGACCTGGTGACGGCCACCGGCACGGTGCAGCCGCGCGACTACGTGGACGTGGGTGCCCAGGTGTCGGGCCAACTGAAGAAGATCTACGTCGAGGTCGGCTCGCAGGTGAAGGAAGGCGACCTGCTCGCCGAGATCGATCCAACGGTGTTCCTCGCCACGGTCGACGGACGCCGCGCCTCGCTGCGCAATCTGCAGGCAACGATGGTGGACAAGGAGTCGCAGCTCAAGCTCGCCGAGCTCCAGTACACCCGCCAGAAGAACATGCTGGTCGAGAACGCGACCACCGCCGATGCCTTCCAGAGCGCGGAGGCGACGCTGAAATCGGCGCACGCGCAGATCGAGGCGCTCAAGGCGCAGATCGACCAGACCGAATCCAGCCTGCGCGCCGACGAGGCCAACCTCAGTTACGCACGCATCTACGCACCGATGACCGGCACGATCGTCTCGATCGCCGCGAAGCAGGGCCAGACGCTCAATGCGAACCAGCAGGCGCCGACCCTGCTGCGCATCGCCGACATGAACACCATGACCGTGCAGACGCAGGTCTCGGAAGCCGACGTGAGCAAACTGCGCCCGGGCATGGAGTCTTACTTCACGACCCTGGGCAGCCAGGGCCGGCGCTGGTACGGCACCCTGCGCAAGCTGGAACCCACACCCACGGTGACCAACAACGTGGTGCTCTACAACGCGCTTTTCGACGTGCCCAACCAGAACAACGCACTGCTGCCCAACATGACGGCGCAGGTGTTCTTCGTCGCGGCGCAGGCGCGCGATGTCCTGCTGGTGCCAGCGGGCGCGGTGGTCCGCGCTCAGCGCCAGCGCGGCCAGCGCGGTACTGAAGGCGGTGCACCCGGCAGCAAGGCGAGCGGAGCAGCCGGGGAAGCCCCGGCCAAGCCGCAGACCGAAGCCCGCGCCGAATCCCGGGCGGAAGCGGCTGCGTCGCGCCCCGCGGGCGACGCGAAGGGCGAGCGTCCGGCGCATGCCCACAAGCCGGCCGCCGCCGACGGCGCCTCTCCTGCTATCGCGCAAAGCACCGCCGCACCGGCTGCCGACGAGGACGCCGAACGCGCCGCGCGCCGTGCCCGCTGGGCCGCGATGAGCCCGGAAGAGCGCGAAGCCTTCCGTGCGCGCCGCGAAGCCATGGGCGGCGAAGGTGGCGGCGGCCCGCGCGGGGCAGGACCGCGTGGAGAAGGTCCGCGCGGCGATGGCCCCCGTGGCGATGCAGCGCGCAAGGAGAGCACGCCTGACGCGCCGCCCAAGGCCGCGGCAGGAAATGCGGGCAAAGACGCCAAGCGCGGCAAGCAGGCTGACAGCGAGCCAGCCGATCCGGCCGAGGCCGAGCAACGCAAGCAGGCGCAGAAGGCGGCCACGCCCTCGGCCCGCGCCAGCGCGCCGGTCGACCGCGGCCTCGCCTCCTGGGGCAGCAGCTCCGGCCAGCGCGGTCCGCGCAAGGCCAAGGTCAAGGTCATCGATGCCGAAGGCAAGATCGAGGAACGGGAAGTGACCCTGGGCATCAGCAACCGGGTGCAGATCGAGATCGTCTCCGGCCTCAAGGAGGGCGAGGACGTGATCGCCGGCGAGAAGCTGCCCGCCAATGACAAGCAGGCCTCGCGCGCCAACCAACAGGGTGGTCCGGGCATGCCCCCGGGCATGGGCGCGCCCGGCATGGGTGGCGGCGCCAGGGGCCGTTGA
- a CDS encoding MacB family efflux pump subunit, whose protein sequence is MAAAAPRMRHDEVPLIDLVGVTKTYRNGELAVEVLHGLDLQIYEGEFVAIMGASGSGKSTLMNILGCLDKPTTGSYRFMGRDVSQLSRDELAALRREDFGFVFQSYHLIANHTATENVEVPAMYSGMAAADRNARAEHLLTELGLEERGHHRPNQLSGGQQQRVSIARALMNGGRIILADEPTGALDSKSGADVMRLLEELSRRGHTVILITHAREVADHAHRVIELRDGDILSDPGPAPVPETQTDYMPPQRAPNAGSRIADMLEAAKMATRSLRANIFRAILTLLGIVIGVGSVIAMLAIGDGAKQAVLERVSAMGSNLLLVRPGAPNQRGFSSTATLVVADVDAVNTEVQNVLAAIPEQNSNATLRYGNNDTSTSINGTSSKFPLARQWPVARGTFFSEDDEANYATVAVLGQTVVDALFPDGEDPIGKYVLVNNLIFQVVGVMSVRGASPMGSDQDDIVFVPYATSSLRLSGQRYLRNVTVAVKDVSRIDATQEAVEKLLLERHGVVDFQIRNMASIIETMEETQNTLTILLGSIAAISLLVGGIGVMNIMLVSVTERTREIGIRMATGAREGNIMQQFLIEAVVVSALGGAIGVVGGLAVAAVIGAFGTPIKYSLGPVLLAFGCAFATGLIFGFLPARKAAQLDPVVALSAE, encoded by the coding sequence ATGGCGGCCGCCGCGCCGCGCATGCGCCACGACGAGGTGCCGCTGATCGATCTGGTCGGCGTCACCAAGACCTATCGCAACGGCGAGCTCGCGGTCGAGGTGCTGCACGGGCTTGACCTGCAGATCTACGAGGGCGAGTTCGTCGCGATCATGGGCGCCTCCGGTTCGGGCAAGTCCACGCTGATGAACATCCTCGGCTGCCTGGACAAGCCCACCACCGGCAGTTACCGCTTCATGGGGCGCGACGTCTCGCAGCTCTCGCGCGACGAGCTGGCGGCCCTGCGTCGTGAGGACTTCGGCTTTGTCTTCCAGAGCTACCACCTGATCGCCAACCACACGGCGACCGAGAACGTGGAAGTCCCGGCCATGTATTCCGGCATGGCGGCAGCGGACCGCAACGCGCGCGCCGAGCATTTGCTCACCGAACTGGGCCTGGAGGAACGCGGTCACCATCGCCCCAACCAGCTCTCGGGGGGTCAGCAGCAACGGGTGTCGATCGCGCGTGCGCTGATGAATGGCGGCCGCATCATCCTCGCCGACGAACCGACCGGCGCGCTCGATTCGAAGAGCGGCGCGGACGTGATGCGCCTGCTCGAAGAGCTCTCGCGCCGCGGCCACACGGTGATCCTGATCACCCACGCGCGCGAGGTCGCCGACCATGCGCACCGGGTGATCGAACTGCGTGACGGGGACATCCTCTCCGACCCCGGCCCCGCGCCGGTGCCCGAGACGCAGACCGACTACATGCCGCCGCAGCGCGCGCCCAACGCGGGTTCGCGCATCGCCGACATGCTGGAGGCGGCCAAGATGGCGACGCGTTCGCTGCGCGCCAACATCTTCCGCGCGATCCTGACCCTGCTGGGCATCGTGATCGGCGTGGGTTCGGTGATCGCGATGCTGGCGATCGGCGACGGCGCCAAGCAGGCCGTGCTCGAACGCGTCTCGGCCATGGGTTCCAACCTCTTGCTGGTGCGCCCCGGCGCGCCCAACCAGCGCGGCTTCTCCAGCACGGCGACCCTGGTGGTGGCGGATGTGGACGCGGTGAATACCGAAGTGCAGAACGTGCTGGCCGCGATCCCCGAGCAGAACAGCAACGCGACGCTGCGCTACGGCAACAACGACACCAGCACCAGCATCAACGGCACTTCGAGCAAGTTCCCGCTCGCGCGCCAATGGCCGGTCGCCCGCGGCACCTTCTTCAGCGAGGACGACGAAGCCAACTACGCGACCGTGGCCGTGCTCGGCCAGACGGTGGTCGACGCGCTCTTCCCGGACGGGGAGGACCCGATCGGCAAATACGTGCTGGTGAACAACCTGATCTTCCAGGTGGTGGGCGTGATGTCGGTGCGCGGCGCGTCACCCATGGGTTCGGACCAGGACGACATCGTCTTCGTGCCCTATGCGACGAGCAGCCTGCGCCTCTCCGGCCAGCGCTACCTGCGCAACGTGACGGTGGCGGTGAAGGACGTGAGCCGCATCGACGCGACGCAGGAGGCGGTGGAGAAACTGCTGCTGGAACGCCACGGCGTGGTCGACTTCCAGATCCGCAACATGGCTTCGATCATCGAGACCATGGAGGAGACGCAGAACACGCTGACCATCCTGCTCGGCTCGATCGCCGCGATCTCGCTCCTGGTGGGCGGCATCGGGGTGATGAACATCATGCTGGTGTCGGTGACCGAACGGACCCGCGAGATCGGCATCCGCATGGCGACCGGCGCGCGCGAGGGCAACATCATGCAGCAGTTCCTGATCGAGGCCGTGGTGGTCTCGGCCCTGGGCGGCGCGATCGGCGTGGTGGGCGGACTCGCGGTGGCGGCGGTGATCGGCGCCTTCGGCACCCCCATCAAGTATTCACTCGGTCCGGTGCTGCTCGCCTTCGGCTGCGCATTCGCCACCGGTCTCATCTTCGGCTTCCTGCCCGCACGCAAGGCCGCCCAGCTCGACCCGGTCGTGGCCCTGTCGGCGGAATGA
- a CDS encoding efflux transporter outer membrane subunit: protein MQGFKTSPLTRALALSLALGSVLSACAVGRETTQPKLPELERSWVEADAGRSALRQDWWLDFNATALPALIDEALAGSPDLAIAVERVRLAELAVGNAGASLFPSVSGNLGSGSRRAFPDQGEAATVNSSSASLSVSYEVDLWGRIQDGVDSAKASLTASQYDLETARLTLATGVANAYFQVLGLRVRLQLARENLEIAERLYRIVDVRFRNGAASALDLSRQRTAVLTQRATIKPLEVQIRQTESALAILLGRAPEGFAVAKADFDTLRSPVVGAGLPSQLLLRRPDLASAEAQLRAADADVAAARAALLPSFQLSGSAGLASTALLSLANPVASLGLTGSLAQTIFDGGKLRNQVSLSESQRRTLVETYRKSVLAALKEVEDGLGNVDRYTHQDEALTAVRDEAQRSLRLAELRYREGADDLSNLFDAQRTLFAAQDAVAQVRLSRLSASLDLIKALGGGWQKPAG, encoded by the coding sequence ATGCAAGGATTCAAGACTTCTCCCCTCACCCGTGCGCTGGCCCTGTCGCTGGCGCTGGGCAGCGTGCTCTCGGCCTGTGCCGTGGGCCGCGAGACCACCCAGCCCAAACTGCCCGAACTCGAACGCAGCTGGGTCGAGGCCGATGCCGGCCGCAGCGCGCTGCGCCAGGATTGGTGGCTGGACTTCAACGCCACGGCGCTACCCGCCCTGATCGACGAGGCGCTGGCCGGCAGCCCGGATCTCGCGATCGCGGTGGAACGGGTGCGCCTGGCGGAACTGGCCGTCGGCAATGCCGGCGCTTCGCTCTTTCCCAGCGTGAGCGGCAACCTGGGCAGCGGCAGCCGCCGGGCCTTCCCCGACCAGGGCGAGGCGGCCACGGTGAATTCCTCCAGTGCGAGCCTCTCGGTGAGCTATGAGGTGGACCTCTGGGGTCGTATCCAGGATGGCGTGGATAGCGCCAAGGCTTCGCTCACGGCAAGCCAGTACGACCTCGAGACCGCGCGGCTGACGCTCGCCACCGGGGTCGCCAATGCCTATTTCCAGGTCCTCGGCCTGCGGGTGCGCCTGCAACTGGCGCGGGAGAACCTGGAGATCGCCGAGCGGCTCTATCGCATCGTCGACGTGCGCTTCCGCAACGGGGCCGCCTCGGCCCTGGACCTCTCGCGCCAGCGCACCGCGGTGCTCACCCAGCGGGCGACGATCAAGCCGCTGGAAGTGCAGATCCGCCAGACCGAAAGCGCGCTGGCGATCTTGCTCGGCCGCGCCCCGGAAGGCTTCGCCGTTGCCAAGGCGGATTTCGACACCCTGCGCAGCCCGGTGGTGGGCGCGGGCCTGCCCTCGCAACTCTTGCTGCGCCGGCCCGACCTTGCCAGCGCCGAGGCCCAGTTGCGCGCGGCGGACGCCGACGTGGCGGCCGCGCGTGCGGCCCTGCTGCCGAGCTTCCAGCTCTCCGGCTCGGCCGGGCTCGCCAGCACGGCGCTCCTCTCGCTCGCCAATCCGGTCGCGAGCCTGGGCCTCACGGGCAGTCTCGCGCAGACCATCTTCGACGGCGGCAAGCTGCGCAACCAGGTCTCGCTCTCCGAATCGCAACGCCGCACCCTGGTGGAGACCTACCGCAAGTCGGTGCTCGCCGCGCTCAAGGAGGTCGAGGACGGTCTGGGCAATGTGGACCGCTACACGCATCAGGACGAGGCGCTCACCGCGGTGCGCGACGAGGCCCAGCGCTCGCTGCGTCTGGCGGAGCTGCGTTACCGCGAGGGCGCGGACGACCTGTCCAATCTCTTCGATGCCCAGCGCACGCTCTTCGCTGCGCAGGACGCGGTGGCGCAGGTGCGGCTGTCGCGGCTTTCGGCTTCGCTGGACCTCATCAAGGCCCTGGGCGGCGGCTGGCAGAAGCCGGCAGGCTAA
- a CDS encoding catecholate siderophore receptor Fiu — MAYIKSRKRPLTSQPRLHAAAAALALAMPAAAQAQATKEQQLPEVKVQASKETSYKADTLSSPKFTEPLVDTPQTITVIKKEILLEQGATTLTEALRNTPGVGTFYVGENGNTSTGDTIYMRGFDSSSSIFVDGVRDLGSISRDIFNIEQVEVIKGPAGTDYGRSSPTGSINLASKMGKRGDSTSGTLAFGTEEQKRITFDMNRELGETAAIRLNLMGQESGVSGRDMVEANRWGIAPSLVFGLGTPTRVQLNYLHVTQNNIPDGGVSTIGLPGYSSPDPTRPQIGSAPAVDSHNFYGTVHDFDDVNADQFTAIVDHSFASGATLRNTSRWGRTHQDYMLTSFMASAANLKTPNINDPSTWTVARSNPTFKDQTNTILTNQTNVSMNLHTGAVEHDLSTGLELSRETSSTTGVAVKNGSTWPAANLYDPNSNVNGLQWGPNGALADGQTDTFAAYLFDVLKFGEKWQANAGLRLDHYKTTFDSTVACTASAANCGSKPVGTIVPGVVDGKKQDNLLSWKLGLVFKPAAAGSVYVNYATSAQPPAGSTMTLSSSANSLDNPIFEPQEAATIETGAKWEFFGGKLLVTGALYRTEIKNEVVQDPVDLQYYQTGKKEVKGIELGVVGQITPDWNVSAGFTTMDTEVKSGPAISRDGSRDLTYTPTTAFTSWTTYRLPFDLTIGGGVRYSGEMKRGTDGAIGTPDHTESYWVVDAMAAYPVTKNFTLQLNVYNLFDEDYVAAINKSGYRYTPGAPLSAMLTGIVNF, encoded by the coding sequence ATGGCCTACATCAAGAGCCGCAAGCGGCCCCTGACGTCCCAACCTCGCCTGCACGCGGCCGCCGCCGCCCTGGCGCTCGCAATGCCCGCCGCCGCCCAGGCGCAGGCCACCAAAGAACAGCAACTGCCGGAAGTGAAGGTCCAGGCGAGCAAGGAGACGAGCTACAAGGCCGACACACTCTCCTCGCCCAAGTTCACCGAGCCCCTGGTCGACACCCCCCAGACCATCACGGTGATCAAGAAGGAAATCCTCCTGGAACAGGGCGCTACCACCCTGACCGAAGCCCTGCGCAACACCCCGGGCGTGGGCACCTTCTACGTCGGTGAAAACGGCAACACCAGCACCGGCGACACGATCTACATGCGCGGCTTCGACAGCTCCAGCAGCATCTTCGTCGACGGCGTGCGCGACCTCGGCTCGATCTCGCGCGACATCTTCAACATCGAACAGGTCGAAGTGATCAAGGGCCCGGCCGGCACCGACTACGGCCGCTCCTCGCCCACCGGTTCGATCAACCTCGCCAGCAAGATGGGCAAGCGCGGCGACAGCACCTCGGGCACGCTCGCCTTCGGCACCGAAGAACAGAAGCGCATCACCTTCGACATGAACCGCGAGCTGGGCGAGACCGCCGCCATCCGCCTGAACCTGATGGGCCAGGAGAGCGGCGTCTCGGGTCGCGACATGGTCGAAGCCAACCGCTGGGGCATCGCGCCCTCGCTGGTCTTCGGCCTGGGCACGCCCACGCGCGTACAGCTGAACTACCTGCACGTCACCCAGAACAACATCCCGGACGGTGGCGTGTCCACCATCGGCCTGCCCGGCTACAGCAGCCCGGACCCGACCCGTCCGCAGATCGGCAGCGCGCCGGCGGTCGACTCGCACAACTTCTACGGCACGGTGCATGACTTCGATGACGTGAACGCCGACCAGTTCACCGCCATCGTCGACCACAGCTTCGCCTCGGGTGCCACCCTGCGCAACACCAGCCGCTGGGGTCGCACGCACCAGGACTACATGCTGACGTCCTTCATGGCCTCCGCAGCCAACCTGAAGACGCCGAACATCAACGATCCGTCCACCTGGACGGTCGCGCGCAGCAACCCGACCTTCAAGGATCAGACCAACACGATCCTGACCAACCAGACCAACGTGTCGATGAACCTGCACACCGGCGCGGTCGAACACGACCTCTCCACCGGTCTGGAACTGAGCCGCGAAACCTCCTCGACCACCGGCGTGGCGGTGAAGAACGGCAGCACCTGGCCGGCCGCCAACCTGTACGACCCCAACTCGAATGTGAACGGCCTGCAGTGGGGTCCGAACGGGGCGCTCGCCGACGGCCAGACCGACACCTTCGCTGCCTATCTCTTCGACGTGCTGAAATTCGGAGAAAAGTGGCAGGCCAATGCCGGACTGCGCCTCGATCACTACAAGACCACTTTCGACAGCACCGTGGCTTGTACGGCCAGCGCCGCGAACTGCGGCTCCAAGCCGGTCGGCACCATCGTGCCAGGCGTGGTCGATGGCAAGAAGCAGGACAACCTGCTGAGCTGGAAGCTGGGCCTGGTCTTCAAGCCGGCCGCCGCGGGCAGCGTGTATGTGAACTACGCGACCTCCGCGCAACCGCCCGCGGGCTCGACCATGACCCTGAGCAGCTCGGCCAACAGCCTGGACAACCCGATCTTCGAACCGCAGGAAGCCGCCACGATCGAGACCGGCGCGAAGTGGGAGTTCTTCGGCGGCAAGCTGCTGGTGACCGGCGCGCTCTATCGCACCGAGATCAAGAACGAAGTGGTGCAGGACCCGGTGGACCTGCAGTACTACCAGACGGGCAAGAAGGAAGTGAAGGGGATCGAACTGGGCGTGGTCGGCCAGATCACCCCGGACTGGAACGTCAGTGCCGGCTTCACCACGATGGACACCGAAGTGAAGAGCGGCCCGGCCATCTCGCGCGACGGTTCGCGTGACCTGACCTACACCCCGACCACCGCCTTCACCTCCTGGACCACGTATCGCCTGCCCTTCGATCTCACCATCGGCGGCGGCGTGCGCTACTCCGGCGAGATGAAGCGCGGCACCGACGGCGCGATCGGCACGCCGGACCACACCGAGTCCTACTGGGTGGTGGACGCGATGGCCGCGTATCCGGTCACCAAGAACTTCACCCTGCAGCTGAACGTGTACAACCTCTTCGACGAAGACTACGTCGCCGCGATCAACAAGAGCGGCTACCGCTATACGCCGGGCGCACCGCTCTCGGCGATGCTCACCGGTATCGTCAACTTCTGA
- a CDS encoding Fe2+-dependent dioxygenase has translation MLLHIPEVLTREQLAQFREHLAQAEWVDGRATVGDQGAKVKRNRQLGENSALAQQLGQVILAALARNPMFFAAALPQRFVPPLFNCYEGGEHYGMHIDGSVRRLPNGEHLRTDLSCTLFLAEPEEYDGGELIVQDTYGEHEVKLPAGDLILYPSSSLHQVMPVTRGARLASFFWLQSMVRDDWQRTMLFELDTQIQKLRDQLGETEQTVALAGHYHNLLRMWAEV, from the coding sequence ATGCTGCTGCACATCCCCGAGGTCCTCACGCGCGAACAGCTCGCGCAGTTCCGCGAACACCTGGCGCAGGCCGAATGGGTGGATGGCCGCGCTACCGTCGGTGACCAGGGCGCCAAGGTCAAACGCAACCGGCAGCTCGGCGAGAACTCGGCCCTGGCGCAGCAACTCGGCCAGGTGATCCTCGCCGCGCTCGCGCGCAACCCAATGTTCTTCGCCGCCGCCCTGCCCCAACGCTTCGTCCCGCCTCTCTTCAACTGCTACGAAGGCGGCGAACACTACGGCATGCATATCGACGGTTCGGTGCGACGCCTGCCCAACGGCGAGCATCTGCGCACCGATCTTTCCTGCACCCTATTCCTCGCCGAGCCGGAGGAATATGACGGCGGCGAACTGATCGTGCAGGACACCTACGGCGAGCACGAGGTCAAGCTGCCGGCCGGTGATCTCATCCTCTATCCCTCCTCCAGCCTGCACCAGGTCATGCCGGTGACGCGCGGCGCGCGGCTGGCGTCCTTCTTCTGGCTGCAGAGCATGGTGCGCGACGACTGGCAGCGGACCATGCTCTTCGAACTCGACACCCAGATCCAGAAACTGCGCGACCAGTTGGGCGAGACCGAGCAGACAGTTGCCCTGGCCGGCCACTATCACAACCTGCTGCGCATGTGGGCCGAGGTGTGA